The genomic DNA GTCGAGGTGTATTTTTTTTGCAATCGATGCAATTAAAAAAGAGATTAAACTTGTGCCGAGCCCCAGAATGAATAAGCCGATTAGAGTAATGATAAAGAGCAGAAAGAAGTCCGGTTGACCGATATGGAGCCAGAGCGCGGTGAAGTGGGTGACGACGGTGATCGGTAAAATCAGAATAAGTGACAGAAAGAGAGCCGCAGTCAGGTTTTGCCAGACGTATTTGTTCCAGCGAAATGGTTTGGTGTAACCGATATAAAGGGCAGAGGTCAGTCGCATCCCTGTGATTGAGCCGATGCTGCCGCCTTTGGAGATGAGTTGAGGCAGGAGGACCAGGAGATACGGCGCTGTGCGGAATAGAAGTTCGTGGGAATGAAGAAAGACTCCGGCAAAGACACCGAGCAGACCGCAGATCAAGATGACCGGGCTGCTTTCTAAGAAGATTCTGAAGAATTTGTAGCGGGAAGGCAGGGTTTCTTTGATGACAAGCAAGGTGAGCACCAGATAACTTAAATCGGGTAGGGTTAATTTATTGACGATCGTCGCTCCCAGGTATATCGACAGGACCGCAACCCCGTCGCCGATGACCGCAATCGCCGGTGATATGATGTCGTCCGGGTCGATTCCTTTTTTGAACGAAAAGATTGATAAAAAGAGGGTGAAGGGAATCATCACCAGGCTGGCGAGCACACCGCTTAAGAAACCGATGAGGGTCAACTTTGTTATGCCGGCAGAGGGAAGACCGAGTATAAGGCAGAGAAGATGGGCGAGGATTCCGAACAGAGCCGAGAAAGAGAAGCTCAAAGAGAATGCACCGAGAATATTGTTCAGAAGAATTGAACTGAACCTGAGGCGGGGTTTGATGAGTCCCAGATGGAGCAGGGTGCTCATTCGTGAACCAAAGGAGATGCCTACGTCACCACGCAGGTCAAGGATCGCCGGAATCAGGACGAATACACCCGGTACAAGGACGAGGATTTCTTCCATCTTGCCCAGTACTGAACCGGCAAAGGCTCCTCCGAATATCGTGAGAAAAAGAAGAGGAGTCGCTTCTTTTAAGATTTTACTTATTATTCTTCGTCTTTTTCTCTTTTTTCTTCGCCTTCGCATATTCCGCCATCTTTCGGAGCGCAACGTCTTTACCTTTTAAAAGGAGCACATCATCGGGTTTGAGTATTGTCTTGCCGACCGGTTCGAATATCCATTTGTTGCCGCGTCTTATCGCCCTTATCGTAAATCCGGTCTGCTCGGGAAGTTTTGCTTTTTCAAGGGAACAATCGGCGAGAGAGGAGCCTTCTTCGACAATCATCTTCTTTATGATTGTGTCCCGTCGATAAGCCGCCTCAATGATCGGATGGACACCCCGGGCGATGATTTCAATCATATCATCAATACCGTCGGAGATTTCTTTTACTGCAACTCCGATCTGGAGCAGGGAAGCGAGCTGTAATATTTCGTTTTTTGAGAGTCCTTTGGCAGCATAAATTGTCGAGATACGCATCTCATAGGTGAGTTCTTTGATTTCGTTCTTTATGCGTGTGATTTCCTCAATCAGGGTCAGGTCGTCCTGCAGCAGAGCGGCATACCCGAGTTCAATGAGCAGGTCAGAGAGATCCCGCATTTTAATAAGCATCTCTTTCAGACTTTTTATCCCTTTCATAAAGAACCTCCTTGTTTACTTAAAAAGTTATTTGACGGATAAGATCAGATCGATAAATTTTTTACCTGTTCAATAAATATTTTTTCAAAAAAAGAATTTGCGCATAGTATGAAAAGTCACGATTCGCCTTTTTCCTGAAACCGTGACCTTCGTCTTCAGCCAGAAGATACCACACATCCACCCTGTTTTTTCGCACCGCCCGGATGATCTGTTCTGCTTCTGCGACCGGAACACGCGGGTCGTTTGCTCCCTGGATCACAAGAAGGGGTTTTTTTATCCGGTCGGCGTTTGTCAGGGGAGATATCTTCTGGAGGAATTCACGCATCTGCGGGTCACGTTCATCTCCATATTCAGCCCTTCTCAAATCCCGGCGATATGCACCGGTCTTTTCAAGAAAGGTTACAAAATTGCTGATTCCGCAGGCATCAATGCCGCAGGATAAGCGGTTACTGTAATGGACCATCGCGGCGAGAACCAGGTAGCCGCCGTAGGAACCGCCGCTTATTGCAACACGGGTTTGATCGAGCTCAGGTTGTTTCTCTATCCAGTCCAGGAGTGCACCGATATCTTTAACCGCATCTTCTCTGTGATAGCCGTTGTCGAGCATTAAATACTCTTTGCCGTAACCAGACGAGCCTCTGATGTTCGGCGCGATGACCGCGAGCCCCATCTCGTTTAAGTAGAACTGAGTTAATGAGGAGAAGAAGGGAAGATACTGGCTTTCCGGACCGCCGTGGCAGATTATCAACACCGGATAGGGCGGTTTGAAGCCGGTCGGCCGATAATAGAAAGCAGGAATCATTCTCGGCTCGCCGTTGATACTGTCGAATGTCGGATAATGAATCAATTCCGGTGTGACGAAGAGTTCGGTGTTTAAACCACCGACCTCACTGTATGTCCAGCGCACAAGTGTTTTCTTTTTTAAATTCAGGGTATAGACGTCGCCCGGTGTTTTGGAAGAATTTCTCACAAAGGCGAGCTCTTTTCCGTCGGGTTTGAATTTTATTCCGTATATCAATCCTTCAGGTAGATGCGCCTGCGTGATGGTATGGGTCTTTGTATTCAGAAAATATAACTTCGTTATTCCGTTTTCATTGCTGATAAAGGCGATCGTGTCGCCTGATGGTGAGAGGTCGAAGTCCACAATGTCCCAGGGGATGCTTCGGGTGAGGGGGATGTTTTTTTGATCAACCAGGTCGTGATAAACGAGCTGTTTGAAATCACTGAATTGATCAGATGTGAAATAGAGCCCTTTGCCGTCTTTTGCCCAGCGTGCGTCGTCATAAGAAATTTTTTGAGTCACCGGGTTTATCCGGGTCAACTTTTTCGTTTTGATATTCAGGATGTAATAGTATGATTCATTCGCCGAAACATAATGTTCGACGAGCAGCCTTTTGTCGTCAGGTGAAAAGTCCACTGCCCGCCAGTAACCCTCTTGCTTTAATATACACTGATGATCTTCCGGACCGTCCGCGCTTCCCAGGTAAATATCATAGTCTTTTCCGTTTCTCTTTGTACTGGAGAATGCGAATTTATCACCTCTATTGTTCCATTTGATCGCCCGATAACGGGAACTTTCTCTGGTCAGTACCTGTATCTTGCCGGTTTTGTAATTATATCGATAGATCCGATTCAACTCATTACCGGCGGAGTCTTTGGTGAAGAGGAAGAAAGGCTTTTCAGGGTCAGGGCAGACAAGACCACCGGCTACAGGTTCTTTGAAAAAGGTCAGCTGTTTTCTGAAACCCGCAGGATGCGCCACCAGGTGTATCTGGGCGACGTCCCCGAGTCTTGTGCGGATGAGGATGCCTTTATCATCAGGAAGCCAGTCGCAGAACGATGCGTGGTGAACATTCTGGTAAGGAAGAAGATCTGCAATGAGTCGGGATGGGATTTCCGGGATCTTTTCAATGTACAGAGAACCTTTTTGATACCCCTTTGTTTTTCCATAACCCGGCAGGGTCAAAATTAAGATTAATATAAAAAACAATATCTTTTTCATCGCAGCAGCAACAGGATAATACTTATGCCCAGACAATAAAATCCAAAGTAATGGAATCTGTTCTGAACCGCTTTCTTTAAAATCTTTAAGGCGATGATGCCGAAGATGAAACTGCATACCATGCCGATGATGACAGAGAGCGGATTTTCTATTTTTGGGATTGAACTTACCTCAATGATGTTGGCTCCCAGAATAGCGGGCAGTGACAGTAGAAATGAAAAATTAAATGCTCGTTCAGGAGCCACCTTTGAAAAGAGGGCGGCGGATATCGTCATACCGGAACGTGAAATCCCCGGGAAGACGGCAAACATCTGGCTGAACCCGATGACAAGGGCGGATAGGAAATTCACTTTTGCTTCACCCCTTTTTATGATGGTGGTCAAGAGTAAGATCGTTCCCGTGGCACCTAGAAAGAGTGTAATCATCAGCATATCAGAAAAGGTCTGTTCAATCTGCGTTCTGAAGATAAAACCGAATATTCCGATGGGGATCGTACCGATGATTATATACCCGAGATAATTAATACTTTCCTTTTCTTTTTTGAATATACCTTTTATTATATCCCTGATCGGTTTAAAGAAAAAGACCACTGTTGCGAGGAAGGTTCCGAAGTGCAAAAACACTGAAAGGGTGACCGGTTCACTGATTCCGAAGTATTTTTCCAGCACAGCGAGATGGCCTGAACTCGAAATGGGCAGAAACTCGGTTAATCCCTGAACAATGCCGAGAATGACTGTTTTTATAATCATATTATCATCGCGATGACACCGACTCCCATTGATATCTTGAGGAGGGTGCTGAATTTCGGTAATTCTTTCTGCTCAGGGGTTTTCAGGAATCTGAATATGGAGTAGAAGATAATCGGGTATGCACCGAATAATATTACGAGCAGATACCTGATACTTAGAATCCCCATAAGATAGGGTACCGGCAAAATGATGCAGAGCACCGCCAGAAAGAGGGCGCTGATGACGAGCGCGCGTTCATATCCGAAACGGATCGGAAGGGAAATCACTCCGTATTCTGTATCTCCTTTCATATCCATAATATCTTTGACTATTTCACGGGGCATATGGATAAAAAAAGAGAATATAAAAGGGAATACGCTTACACTGTTCTTTACGATAAGCCCTCCCAGGAGGAAACTGAAGCCGGTCATCATTGAGACGAAGAAATTGGCGGCGATCGTTTTCTTGAAATGGAGCGCATATAAGAATAACAATATCAGGGTCGCCAAAACGAGGATGAACGGTGCTGTTCCGAGAGTGAAAGCAAAGACCC from candidate division WOR-3 bacterium includes the following:
- a CDS encoding S9 family peptidase, producing the protein MQFHLRHHRLKDFKESGSEQIPLLWILLSGHKYYPVAAAMKKILFFILILILTLPGYGKTKGYQKGSLYIEKIPEIPSRLIADLLPYQNVHHASFCDWLPDDKGILIRTRLGDVAQIHLVAHPAGFRKQLTFFKEPVAGGLVCPDPEKPFFLFTKDSAGNELNRIYRYNYKTGKIQVLTRESSRYRAIKWNNRGDKFAFSSTKRNGKDYDIYLGSADGPEDHQCILKQEGYWRAVDFSPDDKRLLVEHYVSANESYYYILNIKTKKLTRINPVTQKISYDDARWAKDGKGLYFTSDQFSDFKQLVYHDLVDQKNIPLTRSIPWDIVDFDLSPSGDTIAFISNENGITKLYFLNTKTHTITQAHLPEGLIYGIKFKPDGKELAFVRNSSKTPGDVYTLNLKKKTLVRWTYSEVGGLNTELFVTPELIHYPTFDSINGEPRMIPAFYYRPTGFKPPYPVLIICHGGPESQYLPFFSSLTQFYLNEMGLAVIAPNIRGSSGYGKEYLMLDNGYHREDAVKDIGALLDWIEKQPELDQTRVAISGGSYGGYLVLAAMVHYSNRLSCGIDACGISNFVTFLEKTGAYRRDLRRAEYGDERDPQMREFLQKISPLTNADRIKKPLLVIQGANDPRVPVAEAEQIIRAVRKNRVDVWYLLAEDEGHGFRKKANRDFSYYAQILFLKKYLLNR
- a CDS encoding undecaprenyl-diphosphate phosphatase; translated protein: MIIKTVILGIVQGLTEFLPISSSGHLAVLEKYFGISEPVTLSVFLHFGTFLATVVFFFKPIRDIIKGIFKKEKESINYLGYIIIGTIPIGIFGFIFRTQIEQTFSDMLMITLFLGATGTILLLTTIIKRGEAKVNFLSALVIGFSQMFAVFPGISRSGMTISAALFSKVAPERAFNFSFLLSLPAILGANIIEVSSIPKIENPLSVIIGMVCSFIFGIIALKILKKAVQNRFHYFGFYCLGISIILLLLR